The proteins below are encoded in one region of Cytobacillus sp. IB215665:
- the flgD gene encoding flagellar hook assembly protein FlgD, protein MVSSIPSTYSLATYEQEQRNTGSSALGKDEFLKILMTQLQNQDPLNPMEDKDFIAQMATFSSLEQMTNMNDSIERLIEQTVQTNLVSYQQFVGKEVLYHQVVENSEDTDEPTIVEGTGVITSVQYNDGEVSFELEDGTIINTGNISGINNTTSDNQILQGSELIGKTVTWIGEDETEITSIVQSVLFSNGQTTYQLDDEDGTTISASQIIKISN, encoded by the coding sequence ATGGTTAGTTCAATTCCATCAACTTATTCTTTAGCTACTTATGAGCAGGAACAGCGAAATACAGGCTCTAGTGCGCTAGGTAAAGATGAATTTTTAAAAATATTAATGACACAATTACAAAATCAAGATCCGTTGAACCCTATGGAAGATAAAGATTTTATAGCCCAAATGGCAACATTTTCTTCCTTAGAGCAAATGACAAACATGAACGATTCAATTGAAAGGTTAATCGAACAAACGGTTCAAACAAATCTCGTTTCTTACCAACAATTTGTCGGTAAAGAAGTGCTGTATCATCAAGTAGTCGAGAATTCTGAAGATACCGATGAACCAACGATTGTAGAAGGAACAGGCGTTATCACATCCGTTCAATACAATGATGGAGAAGTGTCGTTTGAGTTAGAGGATGGTACTATCATTAATACAGGGAATATATCTGGTATTAACAATACGACAAGTGATAATCAAATATTACAAGGCAGCGAGCTAATCGGCAAAACTGTAACTTGGATAGGTGAGGATGAAACCGAAATTACTTCAATCGTTCAGTCAGTTTTGTTTAGCAACGGGCAAACAACTTATCAACTAGACGACGAAGACGGTACAACGATTTCAGCATCACAAATCATTAAAATTTCTAACTAA
- the flgF gene encoding flagellar basal-body rod protein FlgF encodes MLRSMYSGISGMRNFQTKLDVIGNNIANVNTYGFKKGRVTFKDTMNQTISGATASTDNRGGQNPMQVGLGATIATIDTIHTQSSLQTTGRSLDLAIDGDGYFIVNQGDAQFYTRAGNFYLDDNGTLVTGEGFKVQAYDETGTLGDVAVNVNAVSPAVQTEEIVFSGNLSSTAAQDFVYNQQIKVIDDVGIAHTVDVYFKKTATADEWDVYINQDPDDPASAKLDTITFDSTTGEFDSADTGDPWEFDHDGDGTSGTATIDIDLDFSALTQFDDSTTALANPDGNTEGVLESFNIGAGGEINGVYSNGLVNPLGTLAIAKFSNPAGLTKSGNNLFQESINSGTANVDMPGEGRGLIASGRLEMSNVDLSEEFTEMIVAQRGFQANTRIITTSDEILQELVNLKR; translated from the coding sequence ATGCTACGATCAATGTATTCAGGAATTAGTGGAATGCGTAATTTCCAAACGAAACTTGATGTAATAGGAAATAACATTGCTAACGTTAACACTTATGGCTTCAAAAAAGGTCGTGTTACATTCAAGGACACGATGAACCAAACGATTTCAGGTGCCACTGCTTCAACTGATAACCGTGGTGGCCAAAATCCGATGCAAGTCGGTTTAGGTGCAACGATCGCTACGATCGACACGATTCATACACAATCTAGCTTGCAAACAACTGGGCGTTCGCTAGACTTAGCGATCGACGGTGACGGCTACTTTATCGTTAACCAAGGTGATGCACAGTTTTATACACGTGCGGGGAACTTCTATTTAGATGACAACGGTACGCTCGTAACTGGCGAAGGCTTTAAAGTTCAAGCTTATGATGAAACAGGTACACTCGGAGATGTCGCGGTAAATGTAAATGCGGTGTCACCTGCTGTACAAACGGAAGAAATTGTGTTTTCAGGAAACTTGTCTAGTACAGCTGCTCAAGACTTTGTATATAACCAACAGATTAAGGTCATAGATGATGTAGGTATAGCCCATACGGTTGATGTTTACTTTAAGAAAACAGCGACTGCTGATGAATGGGATGTATATATAAATCAAGATCCAGATGATCCAGCTTCAGCTAAATTAGATACAATAACATTTGATAGCACAACCGGAGAATTTGATTCAGCGGATACAGGTGATCCTTGGGAATTTGACCATGATGGGGATGGGACTAGTGGAACAGCAACTATTGATATAGACCTAGATTTCTCAGCCCTAACCCAATTCGATGACTCTACTACTGCGTTAGCTAATCCAGATGGTAACACTGAAGGAGTTCTAGAAAGCTTCAATATCGGTGCTGGTGGGGAAATTAATGGTGTGTATTCAAATGGTTTAGTTAATCCGTTAGGGACGCTTGCGATTGCAAAGTTTAGTAACCCTGCTGGTTTAACGAAGTCGGGTAATAACTTATTCCAGGAGTCGATTAACTCCGGTACTGCAAATGTAGATATGCCTGGTGAAGGGCGTGGACTCATTGCTTCTGGTAGATTAGAAATGTCCAATGTTGACCTCTCAGAAGAGTTTACAGAAATGATCGTTGCTCAGCGTGGGTTCCAAGCGAATACACGTATTATTACAACGTCTGATGAGATTTTGCAAGAGCTCGTTAATCTGAAGCGTTAA
- the fliL gene encoding flagellar basal body-associated protein FliL — translation MGKNKWYIFMIVMLAILAIIGSILIYILLDSSNANAEEPPTIDEIIVNSVDIDDITTNLLDHGFIRVSFKVETDGKDAKKELEKRDFQVRNIMIQELSEMKAEQFDGKQGKIALQDKLLTQMNEIMQDGTIQNVYITSFLLQ, via the coding sequence GTGGGTAAAAACAAATGGTATATATTTATGATCGTAATGCTAGCAATACTAGCCATCATAGGTTCAATATTAATATACATTCTACTAGATAGCAGCAATGCCAACGCAGAAGAGCCACCGACGATAGATGAGATTATAGTTAATTCAGTGGACATAGATGATATTACAACGAATTTATTGGATCATGGCTTTATAAGAGTGTCATTTAAAGTTGAAACAGATGGTAAGGATGCGAAAAAAGAGCTAGAAAAACGTGATTTTCAAGTACGTAATATTATGATTCAAGAGCTTTCTGAAATGAAGGCAGAGCAATTTGATGGAAAACAAGGGAAAATAGCACTTCAGGATAAATTGCTGACACAAATGAATGAAATTATGCAAGATGGAACAATACAGAATGTTTATATTACCTCCTTTCTCCTCCAGTAA
- the fliP gene encoding flagellar type III secretion system pore protein FliP (The bacterial flagellar biogenesis protein FliP forms a type III secretion system (T3SS)-type pore required for flagellar assembly.), producing the protein MNEFMEFFNSSDPQNVSTTVKMLLLLTVLSLAPSILVLMTSFTRIVIVLSFVRTSLGTQQMPPNQIIIGLSLFLTFFVMAPTFQEVNDQALTPLFNEEINLEEAYERASIPMKEYMSNHTRQKDLALFLSYGEYDSPSTIEDIPLTALVPAFAISELKTAFQIGFMIFVPFLVIDMVVASILMSMGMMMLPPVMIALPFKILLFVLVDGWNLVVKSLLTSFG; encoded by the coding sequence ATGAATGAGTTTATGGAATTTTTCAATTCGAGTGATCCCCAAAATGTGTCAACGACAGTCAAAATGCTACTTTTACTGACAGTCCTTTCTTTAGCTCCTAGTATTTTAGTATTAATGACGAGCTTTACTAGAATTGTCATCGTATTATCGTTTGTAAGGACATCGTTAGGAACACAGCAAATGCCGCCAAACCAAATAATCATTGGCTTGTCATTGTTTTTAACATTTTTTGTGATGGCGCCAACGTTTCAAGAGGTGAATGATCAGGCGTTGACTCCTTTGTTTAATGAGGAGATTAATCTTGAAGAAGCGTATGAGCGGGCAAGTATTCCAATGAAAGAATATATGAGTAATCATACGAGGCAAAAAGATTTAGCCCTGTTTTTGTCTTATGGTGAATATGACAGTCCATCAACTATCGAAGATATTCCTTTGACAGCATTAGTACCGGCTTTTGCGATTAGTGAGTTAAAAACAGCATTTCAAATTGGCTTTATGATTTTTGTGCCTTTTTTAGTTATTGATATGGTTGTAGCAAGTATTTTAATGTCAATGGGGATGATGATGTTACCACCAGTTATGATTGCACTACCGTTTAAAATATTGTTGTTCGTACTCGTAGATGGCTGGAATCTAGTAGTTAAATCATTATTAACAAGCTTTGGATAG
- the flhB gene encoding flagellar biosynthesis protein FlhB: MSFLRLDLQFFAGEKTEKATPKKRQESRKKGQVAKSQDVNTAIVLFVVFLFFWFSGPFMMGKLVDIFITSFQDYLLVGATESNVYDIFLTLLLDMALIMAPIMLAAMIGGVAANYSQVGFLFSTEPIKFKLEKINPIKGAKRIFSMRAIVELLKSILKISLVAGVTFFILWLNWGQVEMLSQISVGASLSFLAKLVFQMGLAAAIVLLFLAIIDYLYQKYDFEKSIRMSKQDIKDEYKNIEGDPLIKSKIKQKQREMAMQRMMQEVPNADVVITNPTHFAVALKYDESKMDAPYVVASGVDFIAQKIKSIAKKHDVVTIENRPLARALYDQTEIGQAIPDEYFKAVAEILAYVYRLKNKV, encoded by the coding sequence TTGTCTTTTTTACGATTAGATCTTCAGTTTTTTGCTGGGGAAAAAACTGAAAAAGCGACTCCGAAGAAACGTCAAGAGTCAAGGAAGAAAGGTCAAGTAGCGAAGAGTCAAGATGTTAATACCGCCATTGTATTATTCGTTGTATTTCTATTTTTTTGGTTTAGCGGCCCATTCATGATGGGGAAATTAGTAGATATATTTATTACTAGTTTCCAAGATTATTTACTTGTCGGTGCTACAGAAAGTAATGTTTATGACATCTTTTTAACGTTATTATTAGATATGGCGTTAATCATGGCTCCAATCATGCTTGCGGCGATGATCGGCGGGGTAGCGGCAAATTACTCACAAGTAGGATTCTTATTCTCAACTGAGCCGATTAAATTTAAATTAGAAAAAATCAACCCAATCAAAGGGGCTAAACGAATTTTTTCAATGCGAGCGATCGTTGAATTGTTGAAATCGATTCTAAAAATCTCGTTAGTTGCTGGGGTTACTTTCTTTATACTATGGCTTAATTGGGGTCAAGTAGAAATGCTTTCGCAAATAAGTGTTGGTGCTTCGTTGTCTTTTCTCGCAAAGTTAGTTTTTCAAATGGGCTTAGCAGCAGCTATCGTCCTTTTGTTCTTAGCAATCATCGATTATTTATACCAGAAGTATGATTTTGAGAAAAGTATACGCATGTCGAAGCAAGATATTAAAGATGAATATAAAAATATCGAAGGTGATCCTCTAATCAAGTCAAAAATTAAACAAAAGCAACGTGAAATGGCGATGCAACGAATGATGCAAGAGGTACCAAATGCAGACGTAGTCATAACAAACCCAACACATTTTGCCGTCGCATTAAAATATGACGAATCAAAAATGGATGCTCCATATGTTGTAGCTAGTGGAGTGGACTTTATAGCACAAAAAATCAAGTCAATAGCTAAAAAACATGATGTCGTAACGATAGAAAATCGGCCACTAGCGAGGGCGCTATATGACCAAACAGAAATTGGTCAAGCCATTCCAGATGAATATTTCAAAGCTGTTGCTGAAATTTTAGCTTATGTTTATCGCTTGAAAAATAAAGTATAG
- a CDS encoding TIGR02530 family flagellar biosynthesis protein — translation MTQRIFQPHPQYIQPRSNKATTGGHSSNANFKMQLASALETTDELKISKHAKQRLEQRGISIEPSQLQQMTAKVNEAKKMGVQDSLVLFNHAAFIVSAKNNTIVTAMDRTEASSQIFTNINGTIIMD, via the coding sequence GTGACACAACGAATTTTTCAGCCACATCCACAATACATACAACCAAGATCTAATAAAGCAACAACGGGTGGACATTCGTCTAATGCTAATTTTAAAATGCAATTAGCTTCAGCACTAGAAACGACTGATGAATTAAAAATTAGCAAACATGCAAAGCAGCGGCTTGAACAACGTGGTATTTCAATAGAACCGAGTCAGCTACAACAAATGACTGCAAAGGTAAATGAGGCTAAGAAGATGGGTGTTCAAGACTCTCTTGTCCTATTTAATCATGCAGCGTTTATCGTAAGTGCCAAAAATAATACGATCGTCACTGCAATGGATCGTACAGAGGCATCATCACAAATATTTACGAACATTAACGGCACGATCATTATGGATTAA
- the fliM gene encoding flagellar motor switch protein FliM produces MSGEVLSQNEIDALLSAISTGEMNAEELKKEEAEKKVKVYDFKRALRFSKDQIRSLTRIHENFARLLTTYFSAQLRTYIQISVASADQIPYEEFIRSIPKMTVLNVFEVPPLDGRILIEVNPNIAYSMVDRVLGGRGISVNKVDNLTEIETSIMTNLFDKVGENLREAWSTIEEIDPILADFEVNPQFLQMVSPNETVVVISLNTQIGETSGMINICFPHVVLEPIIPKLSVHYWMQTEKKEREPEEIEALQKRIKRAVLPVTAELGTSEISIADFLNLDVGDVIQLNQQIDQPLTIKVNETPKFLGQPGKAGNKQAIQVIDQVKGGDEDGK; encoded by the coding sequence TTGTCAGGAGAAGTTTTATCGCAAAATGAAATAGATGCCTTATTATCTGCTATTTCAACAGGTGAGATGAATGCAGAAGAATTAAAAAAAGAAGAGGCTGAAAAAAAGGTCAAAGTATATGATTTCAAAAGAGCATTGCGCTTTTCAAAAGATCAAATTCGTAGTTTAACAAGAATTCATGAAAACTTTGCTAGATTGTTAACTACCTATTTCTCTGCACAATTACGGACATATATACAGATTTCGGTTGCATCTGCAGATCAAATTCCGTATGAAGAGTTTATCCGTTCAATACCGAAAATGACCGTCTTAAACGTATTTGAAGTTCCACCGCTTGACGGTAGAATACTTATTGAAGTAAATCCTAACATCGCTTATTCGATGGTAGATAGAGTATTAGGTGGTAGAGGTATAAGTGTCAACAAAGTTGATAATTTAACAGAAATTGAAACAAGTATTATGACGAATCTCTTTGATAAAGTAGGAGAAAATTTACGTGAAGCTTGGAGTACGATCGAAGAAATTGATCCGATATTAGCTGATTTTGAGGTGAACCCTCAGTTTTTACAAATGGTTTCACCAAATGAAACAGTAGTTGTCATCTCTTTAAACACTCAAATTGGTGAAACGAGCGGCATGATTAATATTTGTTTTCCACATGTCGTATTAGAACCTATCATTCCAAAACTGTCTGTTCATTATTGGATGCAAACTGAGAAGAAAGAGCGCGAGCCTGAAGAAATAGAAGCTTTGCAAAAACGAATCAAAAGAGCTGTTTTACCAGTGACTGCTGAGCTAGGAACATCAGAAATATCAATAGCAGATTTTTTGAACCTAGACGTAGGAGATGTCATTCAATTAAATCAACAAATCGATCAACCGTTAACGATCAAAGTGAATGAAACACCAAAGTTTCTTGGGCAGCCAGGAAAAGCTGGCAATAAACAAGCAATACAAGTAATTGACCAAGTGAAAGGGGGAGACGAAGATGGTAAGTGA
- a CDS encoding flagellar FlbD family protein: MITVTRLNGKQHTLNAIYILQIEAFPDTTITLTDGKKFVVKESVDEVKAQVEQFYKRITLIGSHHDLEGEDCG; encoded by the coding sequence ATGATCACTGTTACGAGGCTGAATGGCAAGCAACATACGTTGAACGCCATTTATATTCTTCAAATTGAAGCATTTCCAGATACGACAATCACGTTAACAGATGGCAAGAAATTCGTTGTCAAAGAAAGCGTTGATGAAGTAAAAGCACAAGTTGAACAGTTTTATAAAAGGATTACATTAATTGGATCCCATCACGATCTGGAGGGTGAGGATTGTGGGTAA
- the fliY gene encoding flagellar motor switch phosphatase FliY produces MVSDDMLSQDEIEALLNGTVDLTSEEEDQTPPVEQFLSTIEQDALGEIGNISFGSSATALSTLLNNKVEITTPTVSVVLKRKLEEEFPQPYVAIQVNYTAGFSGANLLVIKKHDAAVISDIMLGGDGLNPNEEIGDLQLSAVQEAMNQMMGSAATSMSTIFNKKVDISPPSIDILDIKEGNGTNKIPEDDSLIKISFKLKIGEIIDSSIMQLLPVSFAKELVKGLLEPEQNEMSHPSSNTQNDSSAVTQAAHHAELQGSPMQQTANEVAATAVMEGVGQAVRDRTTPQYIGAGVNRSSQMQPTNVQPAVFSNFEPVHLTEAESSNLDMLLDIPLKVTVELGRTKRTVKEILDMSSGSIIELDKLAGEPVDILINQKKIAQGEVVVIEENFGVRVTDIVSQTDRINKMR; encoded by the coding sequence ATGGTAAGTGATGACATGCTATCACAAGATGAAATAGAAGCATTATTGAATGGAACAGTAGACCTAACTAGCGAAGAGGAGGACCAAACTCCCCCTGTTGAACAATTTTTATCAACCATTGAGCAAGATGCTCTGGGGGAAATTGGAAATATTTCATTTGGTAGTTCTGCAACAGCACTTTCAACACTATTAAATAACAAGGTGGAAATAACAACTCCTACTGTATCAGTTGTGCTTAAAAGAAAATTGGAAGAGGAATTTCCTCAACCATACGTTGCGATTCAAGTAAATTATACTGCAGGTTTTTCTGGAGCAAATTTATTAGTTATTAAGAAGCACGATGCAGCAGTTATTTCAGATATTATGTTAGGCGGAGATGGACTTAATCCGAATGAAGAAATTGGTGATCTGCAATTAAGTGCTGTTCAAGAAGCAATGAATCAAATGATGGGCAGTGCAGCGACATCAATGTCAACAATTTTTAATAAAAAGGTCGATATTTCGCCGCCGAGTATTGATATACTGGATATCAAGGAAGGTAATGGAACAAATAAAATTCCTGAAGATGATAGTCTCATAAAAATCTCCTTTAAACTAAAAATAGGTGAGATTATCGACTCTAGTATTATGCAGCTTCTTCCAGTCTCTTTTGCGAAAGAACTAGTGAAAGGGTTACTAGAGCCTGAACAAAATGAGATGAGTCATCCGAGTTCAAATACACAAAATGATTCATCTGCAGTGACTCAAGCAGCACACCATGCTGAACTACAGGGAAGTCCGATGCAACAAACTGCAAACGAAGTCGCTGCAACAGCAGTCATGGAAGGGGTTGGACAAGCAGTGAGAGATCGTACAACGCCACAATACATTGGAGCTGGTGTAAACAGGTCATCTCAAATGCAGCCAACAAATGTACAACCAGCTGTATTCTCAAACTTTGAACCTGTCCATTTAACAGAAGCAGAGTCAAGCAATCTAGATATGCTATTAGATATCCCATTAAAGGTTACAGTTGAATTAGGTCGTACGAAAAGGACAGTGAAGGAAATTCTAGATATGTCATCTGGATCAATTATCGAACTAGATAAACTAGCAGGTGAGCCAGTTGATATTTTAATTAATCAAAAGAAAATCGCACAAGGTGAAGTAGTTGTAATTGAAGAAAACTTTGGCGTTAGAGTAACAGATATTGTTAGTCAGACTGATCGTATTAACAAAATGCGATAA
- the fliR gene encoding flagellar biosynthetic protein FliR: MNDIINYFPMFLLILVRVTAFFVTIPIFSYRNIPSTHKIGLAVFLAWMMLFTIDPVVITIDEMFILLIMKEVLIGLLIGFTAQILFAAIQIAGGFIDFQMGFAIANVIDPQTGIQSPLIGQYLHTFALLFLLSVDAHHLLLDGIFYSYEFIPIDQPWIPFGDTGFSNFLIKTLSMMFIIAFQMALPIVGSLFLVDVALGIMARTMPQLNIFVVGIPIKIIVSLVMLIVVMASFIYLVRDLFENILVTLRTLMKIVGGV; the protein is encoded by the coding sequence ATGAATGATATAATAAATTACTTTCCAATGTTCTTATTAATCCTTGTGAGAGTCACAGCTTTTTTCGTTACGATACCTATTTTTTCTTATCGTAATATTCCGTCAACACATAAGATTGGACTTGCTGTTTTTCTAGCATGGATGATGTTATTTACAATTGACCCTGTTGTTATAACAATAGATGAAATGTTTATCTTACTAATTATGAAAGAAGTATTAATTGGGCTCTTAATCGGATTTACTGCCCAAATTCTCTTTGCAGCTATCCAAATAGCTGGTGGATTTATTGATTTTCAAATGGGATTTGCGATTGCTAATGTCATTGATCCTCAAACTGGGATACAAAGTCCATTGATTGGACAATATTTACATACGTTTGCATTACTATTTTTACTATCCGTTGATGCACATCATTTATTACTTGATGGCATTTTTTATAGCTACGAATTTATACCGATTGATCAACCTTGGATTCCTTTTGGAGACACTGGATTTAGCAACTTTTTAATTAAGACGTTAAGTATGATGTTCATTATTGCATTTCAAATGGCACTCCCAATTGTTGGATCACTCTTTTTAGTAGATGTAGCTTTAGGAATTATGGCAAGAACGATGCCTCAGCTCAATATTTTTGTAGTGGGAATTCCGATCAAAATTATCGTGAGCTTAGTGATGCTAATTGTCGTAATGGCATCATTTATTTATTTAGTTAGGGACTTATTTGAGAATATATTAGTTACTTTAAGAACCTTGATGAAAATAGTAGGAGGAGTTTAA
- the fliQ gene encoding flagellar biosynthesis protein FliQ — MNAQTVISLAETGVYTVLLVAGPLLLLALGVGLAVSIFQATTQIQEQTLAFIPKIVAVFIGLVIFGPWMLSRMISYTFDIFNNLHKFVG, encoded by the coding sequence ATGAATGCTCAAACTGTTATTTCACTTGCTGAAACAGGTGTATATACGGTATTGCTAGTTGCTGGTCCGCTGTTGTTATTAGCATTAGGGGTTGGGTTAGCTGTTAGTATCTTTCAAGCTACAACACAAATTCAAGAGCAAACCTTAGCTTTTATACCGAAAATTGTCGCAGTTTTTATTGGTTTAGTTATATTTGGTCCTTGGATGTTATCAAGAATGATCAGCTATACTTTTGATATATTTAATAATTTGCATAAGTTTGTAGGTTAA
- a CDS encoding flagellar biosynthetic protein FliO codes for MQQTKIILFIAFMIFIHSVPLQASIAYAEQDQENNTVTEAVNKGLLNESNNPEDTQIDDEIPNSVGVWDLLKMIFATIFVLILIYLLIKFVNKKSSIQSNLRYVENLGGTSLGSNRSVQLIKVGKRILVVGVGEDIQLLREIDNEHEVQQIVDDHHNKLNQMVQPAHLVKKLISSRHNKQHEDDENFASVLKSQLDELSVERKRVLHEQDKERD; via the coding sequence TTGCAACAAACAAAAATTATACTATTTATAGCATTCATGATTTTCATACACTCTGTTCCGCTACAAGCTTCGATAGCTTATGCGGAACAGGATCAAGAAAATAATACTGTAACAGAAGCTGTGAATAAAGGTCTACTTAATGAAAGTAATAATCCAGAGGATACTCAAATAGATGATGAAATTCCAAATTCTGTTGGGGTTTGGGATTTATTGAAAATGATCTTTGCTACGATATTCGTCCTTATATTAATCTATTTACTTATTAAATTTGTAAATAAAAAGAGCAGTATACAAAGCAATTTACGCTATGTTGAAAACTTAGGTGGAACGAGCTTAGGTTCCAACCGCTCCGTTCAACTTATTAAAGTCGGAAAACGTATTTTAGTAGTAGGCGTAGGTGAAGACATTCAATTATTACGCGAAATTGATAATGAGCATGAAGTGCAACAAATCGTAGACGATCATCATAATAAGCTAAACCAAATGGTGCAGCCAGCCCATTTAGTTAAGAAGCTAATATCGTCTCGTCATAATAAGCAACATGAAGATGATGAAAATTTCGCCAGCGTGCTTAAATCACAGTTGGATGAGCTATCTGTAGAAAGAAAGCGTGTTTTACATGAGCAAGATAAAGAAAGGGACTAG
- a CDS encoding response regulator yields the protein MSHKILIVDDAAFMRMMIKDILTKNGFEVVGEAADGVQAIEKFKEFQPDLITMDITMPEMDGITALKEIKKLNSNAKIIMCSAMGQQAMVIDAIQAGAKDFIVKPFQADRVLEAINKTLS from the coding sequence ATGAGCCATAAGATTTTGATCGTTGATGATGCAGCATTTATGAGAATGATGATAAAAGATATATTAACTAAGAACGGATTTGAAGTAGTTGGTGAGGCTGCTGATGGTGTTCAAGCGATTGAAAAATTTAAGGAATTCCAACCTGATCTTATAACGATGGACATCACGATGCCAGAAATGGATGGAATCACTGCTTTAAAAGAAATTAAGAAGTTAAATTCAAATGCCAAGATTATTATGTGTTCAGCGATGGGACAACAGGCAATGGTAATCGATGCTATTCAAGCGGGAGCCAAGGATTTTATCGTTAAACCTTTCCAAGCAGATCGTGTGTTAGAAGCTATTAATAAAACATTAAGTTAA